From a region of the Daphnia magna isolate NIES linkage group LG1, ASM2063170v1.1, whole genome shotgun sequence genome:
- the LOC116929744 gene encoding uncharacterized protein LOC116929744 isoform X2 → MKKNGQKAQEIQSKMKRDIVECLLKTKITASTVIEDLHGDAALVIGTVQGIFLWDFTKNLIIAGAPLSCLLRQIESTGCNKFLIALNDEGKIICYDIDFLLPVYFVESNGQLVLFELDKTAKRILSTDFADTGNPSIVMRSFMGSEVEYRVLVSDFCYLMPSSTKQGDIMFIEGARDGDGNVKTLRIRKMAEGRPIERLRRFIARGNFEEGLRFAQNFNLDIQQVYTAKATQLSHELSIWANTKPEVIPSKHLDLIDTLDCITELRFVVECCLKCAPTSVDYIRNFLNYARKRISLSKNKDEENERLLYIMDVCNVQEKLDTFDLIYGPNLIQYWYTIDMKDMFNTLLEILNMEEMTSALILWQRHSVEIVTDPSFAEEEALQLLGSIPSNLKSTTLLPWLQHVLPSLVQFDSDRIPLVIDWIVRKAASLEIAEREEWPQNALKFADTLLSSLKKVTKSSDGLMTPLFDCIQDLDEIVVLYEKYKIPITFSKFTQENRLATVILLLNWLPTAADVGPFLDAFLLPFMRRRALDIDESIFHYILNLLHNSVSWWHNGQAQWEQIVSTLITYIRSIEVQARSILAALCQAPVPWSPTITELAEKGKKLEHSLAEKIKEEHSIVPLKTVLRHYNIHVFDLNDMHLMDCIIRNILKQQTTECLEDALTVAYASNAISENDVRTTYLTSLMCSDKRDLIVETLGKMSSRERASCCRKLIFFIEGTVNSYINKPKPMTQKQADTCMSCLNEIWENFKSGSGYPSDGCLHGRIMDLKNVYRLMSHGVSIPLNSYCYVKQRQDALRNFCKILLGKEVMDYTELNRVAHLLSLSESFALQEQILSARSIGKDEVMITCCHRLLVCAEDATTAEACYIAAQCLNQSSAYDMIELQSQLAAKAATYCTNDSLMDSSELCCLVNLRHLIQKRSSAVGTPDVYSSISSLGVYQDFTTPILNRDIMKFLSTAQARVLPCLEPSKGSNTIVGLSAQIPISEAAEILREFAKECLGVIQVLRGCRQLMPALYLAYASDSLVHLMFIHLRNLDLVTVYNKTISKHFDELSSQLLVRVMTANRPDVPDMALATSCLLILGPTEGFKYLVDLVKRSTSDRRRVFYIGFLGRLLFKLAATGGEEEGFFDSVILRCHWSMKLAPFGIHVQIPPIDEMVPIMDTLVTLEDVPLELLSSFCSDFPLDLNTALISRVQYLIVSTDAANIAGRIPKIRDVLYRLPPVDVQKLVHSVRNKVSPYNYELLTCLCGILYELNPDAMDIRTMLELLEFLACYERFVPPGIMEHQNAFYRLPGSEEWPQKRLPMYYQIDASLAKNIYYEEFHVSNWTIWYNSPSLLPINRDEICMMAVNNTVKRYNKDCLDQAQIESLFSKIKQCLDSISTVSRAAACAADITQRLTTSPENFYASDLHMQQCEKWKNESDPAGIAAYNKSVKVHQRVQTEESLAYFKLWNKRYETLLPYPERLIRSLFEDCVTSGRFQDTNAAAENICQIFNLNLVVLKHAMIQEWLPMIEQYQQEEFYQPYGKESNGAPSDLSIELQNKQNLDRVICLLSGSDCVSWIAYLREKALNDEERPSTRVRALTALQAALTEEQMVEHMELHSYTLNLRIKVLNFLSRLEVLGLVYKEEEFELTDKADLIRALLQSGASTQRCIALAIDLATCNIIQDADIWTNILEKVVKFNMLETAHSLIKDISEIRLLWVNPVMAPVWNLILQSPFKQNNSNISSCVSALEMLWSCPILEDIDLDSLEKCVLSHDYPYLVALLLPFTRNTKRSNLIQRLQGFGSLQVLEKKLGEKCETFPYLNLITSLLSRA, encoded by the exons atgaaaaaaaatggacaaaaGGCTCAAGAAATACAGAGTAAAATGAAACGAGACATTGTGGAATGTTTACTAAAAACAAAG ATAACGGCGTCTACAGTTATCGAAGATTTACATGGTGATGCGGCCTTGGTGATCGGGACAGTTCAAGGAATTTTTCTATGGGATTTTACAAAAAATCTGATTATTGCTGGTGCACCTTTAAGTTGTTTGTTACGGCAAATCGAATCCACCGGTTGCAATAA GTTCCTAATCGCTTTGAATGATGAAGGGAAAATTATTTGCTACGACATAGATTTCCTCTTGCCTGTTTACTTCGTGGAATCCAACGGGCAATTAGTGTTGTTTGAACTTGACAAAACGGCGAAACGCATTTTGTCAACTGACTTTGCTGACACCGGCAACCCGTCGATTGTCATGAGATCTTTCATGG GATCTGAAGTTGAATATAGGGTTCTTGTAAGCGACTTCTGTTATTTGATGCCGTCTTCCACCAAACAAGGCGACATTATGTTTATTGAGGGTGCCCGTGATGGAGACGGCAACGTGAAGACCTTGCGAATAAGAAAAATGGCAGAAGGACGGCCAATAGAGAG ATTAAGGCGTTTCATTGCACGAGGGAATTTTGAGGAAGGCCTTCGATTTGCGCAAAACTTTAACTTGGACATTCAACAAGTATACACCGCAAAAGCGACTCAGCTGTCACATGAATTATCCATTTGGGCAAATACAAAGCCTGAAGTAATACCCAGCAAACACCTGGACTTAATCGATACCTTAGATTGCATTACGGAGCTTAGGTTCGTGGTTGAATGCTGCCTGAAATGTGCCCCGACGTCTGTCGATTACATCCGTAATTTTCTCAATTACGCCAGAAAACGCATAAGTCTCAGTAAAAATAAG gatgaagaaaatgaacgTCTACTTTACATTATGGAC GTTTGTAACGTTCAAGAGAAACTGGACACATTTGACCTCATTTACGGACCAAATTTGATCCAATACTGGTATACGATTGACATGAAGGATATGTTTAATACCCTCTTAGAGATCTTAAATATG GAGGAAATGACAAGTGCCTTGATCCTCTGGCAAAGACACAGTGTAGAAATTGTTACCGATCCATCCTTCGCAGAAGAAGAAGCGCTTCAACTTCTTGGTAGCATCCCTTCAAATTTGAAGTCAACAACTCTCTTACCTTGGCTTCAGCATGTTCTGCCAAGCCTAGTTCAATTCGACAGCGATAGAATTCCGCTTGTGATTGACTGGATTGTCAGAAAGGCTGC TTCTCTGGAAATTGCCGAAAGAGAAGAATGGCCGCAAAATGCACTGAAATTCGCGGATACTCTACTGAGTTCCCTGAAAAAGGTGACCAAGTCCTCTGATGGCCTTATGACCCCCTTGTTTGATTGCATCCAGGATCTTGATGAGATTGTCGTACTGTATGAGAAGTACAAAATTCCCATAACCTTCAGCAAATTCACGCAG GAGAACAGATTGGCTACCGTCATTCTTCTATTGAATTGGTTACCAACAGCTGCGGATGTGGGACCTTTCTTGGATGCGTTTCTATTACCTTTTATGCGCCGACGAGCTCTGGATATTGATGAGAGTATTTTTCACTACATATTG AATCTACTTCATAATTCTGTGAGCTGGTGGCATAACGGGCAAGCCCAATGGGAGCAAATAGTTTCAACATTAATCACTTATATCAGGAGCATTGAG GTACAAGCCAGATCAATCCTTGCTGCACTTTGTCAAGCTCCGGTACCTTGGAGTCCAACCATTACTGAACTCGccgagaaaggaaaaaaacttgAGCATTCGCTAGCTGAGAAGATAAAAGAAGAACACTCAATTGTCCCTCTTAAAACCGTTCTGCGCCACTACAACATTCACGTCTTTGACTTAAATGATATGCATCTAATGGACTGCATCATCCGAAACATTTTGAAG cAACAAACAACCGAGTGCCTCGAAGATGCACTCACAGTGGCATATGCTTCAAATGCAATATCCGAAAATGATGTTCGCACCACCTACCTTACAAGCCTTATGTGTAGTGACAAGCGTGATTTGATTGTTGAAACACTAGGGAAAATGTCAAGTAGGGAACGGGCTTCGTGTTGCCGCAAACTCATCTTTTTCATCGAAGGCACCGTTAATTCATACATCAATAA GCCTAAACCAATGACCCAGAAGCAAGCTGATACTTGCATGAGCTGCCTGAATGAAATCTGGGAGAACTTTAAGTCAGGAAGCGGCTACCCAAGTGATGGTTGCTTGCATGGTCGCATCATGGATTTAAAGAATGTTTATCGTTTGATGTCGCACGGTGTGTCAATACCTTTGAATAGCTATTGCTATGTGAAGCAGCGACAAGACGCACTGCGTAATTTCTGCAAAATCCTCCTTGGGAAGGAGGTGATGGATTATACGGAGCTGAATAGAGTGGCCCATCTTTTGTCTCTATCCGAGTCATTCGCTCTCCAAGAACAAATTCTATCAGCACGTTCCATCGGGAAAGATGAAGTGATGATCACATGTTGTCACCGGCTGCTGGTTTGCGCCGAAGATGCTACTACTGCAGAGGCCTGCTACATAGCAGCCCAGTGTTTGAACCAAAGTAGTGCTTACGATATGATAGAGCTGCAGAGTCAATTGGCTGCTAAAGCGGCAACGTACTGCACTAACGATTCTTTAATGGATTCTAGCGAACTGTGCTGTTTGGTCAATTTGAGACATCTGATTCAAAAGCGTTCTTCAGCAGTTGGCACACCTGACGTTTACAGCAGTATCTCGTCATTGGGGGTTTATCAAGATTTCACCACACCTATTCTCAACCGCGATATTATGAAATTCCTTTCCACAGCCCAAGCTCGCGTGTTGCCATGCCTGGAGCCTAGCAAAGGAAGCAACACTATTGTGGGCTTGTCAGCTCAAATACCAATTTCTGAAGCCGCCGAAATTTTACGGGAGTTCGCCAAAGAATGCCTCGGAGTTATCCAGGTGTTGCGCGGATGCCGGCAGCTGATGCCTGCTCTGTATTTGGCATACGCCTCAGATTCTTTGGTTCATCTGATGTTTATCCATTTGCGCAATCTGGATTTGGTGACAGTCTATAATAAGACGATCTCCAAGCATTTCGACGAATTGTCTTCGCAGCTTCTAGTTCGTGTAATGACTGCTAATCGACCTGATGTCCCAGATATGGCACTTGCTACCTCTTGCCTTCTGATTCTGGGACCCACAGAGGGTTTTAAATATCTCG TGGATCTAGTGAAACGTTCTACATCCGATCGCCGAAGAGTTTTTTATATTGGTTTTCTTGGCCGCCTACTCTTCAAGCTTGCTGCAACCGGTGGTGAGGAAGAAGGGTTCTTCGATTCGGTAATTCTACGATGCCACTGGAGCATGAAACTTGCGCCTTTCGGAATTCATGTCCAGA tcCCGCCAATCGATGAAATGGTTCCAATCATGGACACTCTGGTTACTCTGGAGGATGTACCATTAGAACTGTTAAGCTCATTTTGCTCAGATTTTCCTTTAGATCTAAACACTGCCTTGATTTCAAGAGTACAATATCTGATCGTGTCCACGGATGCGGCTAATATAGCAGGAAGAATACCCAAAATCCGTGACGTTTTGTATCGACTCCCACCGGTTGATGTTCAGAAATTGGTTCATAGTGTTCGCAACAAAGTTAGCCCGTATAACTATGAACTGCTAACGTGCTTATGTGGAATCTTGTATGAACTGAATCCTGACGCGATGGATATCCGAACCATGTTAGAACTATTGGAATTCTTGGCCTGCTATGAAAGATTCGTCCCACCAGGAATTATGGAACATCAGAATGCGTTTTACCGACTCCCTGGTTCGGAAGAGTGGCCTCAAAAACGTTTGCCTATGTACTACCAGATTGATGCAAGTTTAGCCAAAAATATCTATTACGAAGAGTTCCACGTTTCAAATTGGACTATTTGGTACAACTCGCCTTCCCTTCTACCTATCAACCGCGATGAAATTTGTATGATGGCCGTCAACAATACCGTTAAACGCTACAACAAGGATTGCCTCGATCAA GCCCAGATCGAGTCTCTGTTCAGCAAGATCAAGCAGTGCCTGGATAGCATTAGTACAGTCTCCCGGGCTGCAGCCTGCGCTGCTGATATTACGCAAAGGCTGACTACCAGTCCCGAAAACTTTTACGCCTCTGATTTACATATGCAACAATgcgaaaaatggaaaaatgagAGCGACCCTGCTG GAATCGCGGCCTACAATAAAAGTGTAAAAGTTCATCAGAGAGTGCAAACCGAAGAAAGCCTGGCGTACTTTAAGTTATGGAACAAACGATACGAAACCTTACTTCCGTATCCTGAACGCCTTATTCGATCTTTGTTTGAGGACTGTGTAACCAGTGGACGTTTTCAGGATACCAATGCAGCAGCAGAAAACATTTGCCAAATATTCAACCTAAATCTGGTGGTACTTAAACATGCAATGATACAAGAGTGGTTACCCATGATTGAACAGTATCAACAAGAAGAATTCTATCAACCCTACGGAAAGGAATCAAATGGGGCCCCGTC GGATTTAAGCATCGAGTTGCAGAATAAGCAGAATCTGGACCGCGTTATCTGCTTGTTGAGCGGTTCCGATTGTGTTTCATGGATCGCATATTTACGCGAAAAAGCTTTAAATGATGAAGAGCGTCCTTCAACTCGCGTCAGGGCTTTGACGGCGTTACAAGCTGCTTTGACGGAAGAACAAATGGTGGAGCATATGGAGCTGCATTCTTACACTCTAAATTTGCGTATCAAAGTACTGAATTTCCTAAGTCGCCTCGAAGTTTTGGGATTGGTTTACAAA GaagaagaatttgaattaACGGATAAAGCAGACCTAATACGTGCTTTGCTGCAGAGTGGAGCTAGCACCCAACGCTGTATTGCTTTGGCCATCGATCTGGCGACATGCAACATTATTCAAGATGCTGATATTTGGACTAATATTTTGGAAAAAGTTGTCAAGTTTAATATGCTCGAAACGGCACACTCCCTTATTAAAGATATTTCAGAAATTCGATTATTATGGGTGAATCCAGTTATGGCACCTGTATGGAACTTGATCCTCCAATCGCCATTCAAACAAA ATAACAGTAATATCAGCTCTTGCGTTTCCGCTCTTGAAATGCTTTGGAGTTGCCCTATTCTTGAAGACATAGATTTGGATTCACTCGAAAAATGTGTCCTTAGCCATGATTACCCCTATTTGGTCGCCTTGCTGTTGCCATTCACCAGAAATACGAAACGTTCTAATCTAATTCAG AGGCTACAAGGTTTTGGATCACTACAAGTTCTAGAGAAGAAATTGGGAGAAAAATGTGAAACGTTTCCTTACCTAAACCTGATTACATCTTTACTTTCACGCGCCTGA